A window from Lactiplantibacillus pentosus encodes these proteins:
- a CDS encoding Fic family protein, giving the protein MVPPIPVQATVEAQITRILASHTSLTYRALLLMFNIMRAQLFWDGNKRTAFLTANYLMSHAGVGLVYVTENQLTTFHQLLSAYYEAGAGSALTKLIQWTAENCIHGPSTLKS; this is encoded by the coding sequence TTGGTCCCGCCAATTCCGGTTCAAGCAACGGTCGAAGCACAAATCACGCGTATTTTAGCCAGCCACACGAGTCTCACCTATCGCGCCCTGTTACTCATGTTTAACATCATGCGCGCCCAGCTGTTTTGGGACGGCAATAAACGGACTGCGTTTCTAACTGCTAATTATCTCATGTCGCATGCCGGTGTGGGACTGGTCTACGTTACCGAGAACCAACTAACCACTTTCCATCAGTTGCTGAGTGCCTATTATGAAGCTGGTGCAGGGTCGGCACTCACGAAGCTGATTCAGTGGACGGCTGAAAATTGTATTCATGGTCCTTCGACATTAAAATCCTAG